The region TCTTCAAATTAATTCATAGGTCTACGTCTAAGCTTCCAACAATAGGTTAATCATGCAATAATAACAAGATAGCACATGCTTATCCATAAACATAACCTACCCACGCATTAACCAACATTAATCCTACCATATTAAACTTAGAAGTTCAAATCTACAAGGTAAGATGTTAAATCACGACGGGAGTTAAACATTATGATAATAGGCTAACAATAATGATGTgaaccaattaatacaaaacGTAGGAATGGAAAAGTTGGCTGTTTCGAGTGAGCCAGGAACTcccacaaaacacagtgagactgtattttacttaacaaaattcaacataCCTTTTATTCCATAATCATTCCTTTAAATATACAAAAAAGCTAGCAGACTCCTCATCGGAGTATAACTCTATTCTAGATAAAGTTATCCCATGAATTAATCTAGATAACCTATTGCTATTCAAGGATAGAAACCTATAGCAGATAACACTAAattttacttaacaaaattcaacataCCCTTTATTCCATAATCATTCCTTTAAATATACAAAAAAGCTAGCAGACTCCTCATCGGAGTATAACTCTATTCTAGATAAAGTTATCCCATGAATTAATCTAGATAACCTATTGCTATTCAAGGATAGAAACCTATAGCAATACAagataacaataaataaagacTACTACTCAACTTCTTCCACTATAAGAGATGGGAACCTTATTCAAACTATACTACTTAGAGATCATCTTATCCCATTATAATAGATAAGACTCTTATTCAACTCTACCACTTATAGATAGACCTACTTCGATAAAATAGATAGATATATAATCCTAATAGGTTAGGACTATATCATTCCCCTATACTAACATTTCCCTTATCCTCAAGGGAAAAACTAGGAGATTGTGTCTAATtcttcattcatatatatatatatatatatatatatatatatatatatatatatatatatatatatatatatatatatatatatatatatatatatatatatatatatattttatactttttcGAAGCCACACAAAGGCTTGTCGTTGCTTTCTGATCTGTTGGCAGCGCGAGCTGAAGAGATTGTTGTAAGGTGGACACTTGTAGTGTTGTCGGCGTTGCTGGCTCCGATGATGTTTGGATCTGCAGCTGGGATGGCCGGTATGAGGTGGTGGTTGTTGGATGGAACTGCGACGGTAATTAGCAACGATTTGGCGACGTGAGTTGCTAAGGGCGGATGAACGGTGGTGGAGATTCCGATCTAGCATTGCTAGCGTCGTTGAGGAACGACGACGACGTTGGCGCGGATGGATTTTTGTTGTTTCATcccctcctttcttcttctttattgtgaTGGTGGTAGCCACTGGGGTAAGCGTTTTGGGCAATGATTGGATTGCTGGAGAGGGGCATGGAGGAggaaaactttcaatttttcttttatgctccTCCATCTGCTTGGTGGATTCAGCAACCATCACTAGGAAAGCTGATCTACTCTGTTCTAGCTTTGTTCTTCCACGTGAATTCTCGCCATTGGATTGTTTGGCAAGCATCTCGTAGATTTGTGTCATGCGATCTTGCATAGTCTGTTGATTCTTACGGAATTCCTCATGGCTATCTGATAAGCTCTTCATTGATTGCTCTATGTTTTCCAGTCGTTGATCCATCTCTTCATGTTATCTCTCTTTTGTTACAGAACGAGTTGTTGGACAGGTTTGTAAAGAAAAATCCCGAATTGCCCAACTCTTGTTTTTTGATTTTCCTATGTTATCTAATATCTGGTTTCTTTTGAGGGAAACCGGTCCTCTTGGGTTAACAATTCTTGATATTCAAGAGGAAAAAatctggctctgataccaattgatgtgaaccaattaatacaaaatGCGGGAATGGATAGGTTGGCTGTTTCGAGTGAACCAGGAACTCCCAAAAAACACAATGAGACTGtattttacttaacaaaattcaacataCGCTTTATTCCATAATCAttcatttaaaaatacaaaaaagctaGCAGACTCCTCATCGGAGTATAACTCTATTCTAGATAAAGTTATCCCATGAATTAATCTAAATAACCTATTGCTATTCAATGATAGAAACCTAtagcaatacaaaataataataaataaagactaCTACTCAACTTCTCCCACTATAACAGATGGGAACCTTATTCAAACTATACTACTTAGAGATCATCTTATAGATAAGACTCTTATTCAACTCTACCACTTATAGATAGACCTACTTCAATAAAATAGATAGATATATAATCCTAATAGGTTAGGATTTTTTGAATTAGGAttatatcaaataataataacaaaaacgATATTAGGATAAGGGGTTACCTCTCTTGAAGGTAAATTAAAGCTCCCAAaaatcttcctctctctctatctctcaaactcactctctttctttctctaggTATGAAGTCTCAGAAGAATTGGTGAAAATGAGACCTAGGCTTCATCTTAGGTCCTTAAATAGAGTCACATGCACACACAAAATGACAAAACCTTAAAAATTTCCATGCAAGCTGCCATTGATTGCTCGACATTGAGGATCGAACGTTGGGAGGACAACTGTGCTTCAATTGTTCGAATatataaaccaaaattaaaaaaaacatacgcaaagaaataaagaaaagggtATGAGTTTTGTATCAAGTAGTATGGACAGCTCAAAATATGATCATAGGATGGAAAAGATAAACCCACGTTCATAAGATCTCATCCCGTAATCTATTTATTACGTATTATCAATTTTTAATGTggtaagaaaaaagaagatatatatatatatatatatatatatatatatggaattgaGAGATGTATTTATGATATTAAATATTTGTCTTTTCAAAAAAGGGAAATATCACTaacatttaacattttttataataaGATATAATTAAGCACAACAAAAATTCCCTTATTATTTGCAAAAgaaatttcatgaaaatataattacaaaaattaatgtTCTTAAGATCTTTATATGGTCGACAAAGTGGTAATTGAGTAAATATGGACAAATATCATGAAAAGAACAATGAGTATGTTGGGACAATTTCCAAATTGGTGACATACGCCTTTTTGTGGTTGTTTCTCCGATTGTTGCAAGACATATAAATCAAACAAAGGAGTTTGCCGGTGAGGTCCGATTTCGATGCCTAAATCAATATCTTTATATAATTTGtatggaagagaaaaaaacacaataattcAAAGTTATGTGGGGTATGGGTTTATTTATAGGGGGGAGTCCTATTCGACTTGGGATAAGACTCCTACTCGACTTGGAGTCTGATCCGAATTTGATTGTACGTTccatatttgaatttgaatgggACTCTTATCCCAAATCGTGTGAGGTAAGATTTCGCCACAACCTTCCCAAGGATCTCGAAGTAGATTCTCTCCGTGAATCCCTCCTAACATATCGGGATGAAGATCTCGCATATCTTCTGTCTTGGCTTATTCTCGGTAGTCCCCTGGTACACACTTTTGCTTCGAGACCATCTTGCGATATACTCATCGTTCATGGTCTTCTGAGGCATATCTGCCAGTGTTTCCGAGATATGGCTATTCCAGGATGTCTTCTATCCGATGCTGGTGAGCACACAACCTAAATAAGCTGTCTTCGTAGGCTTCATGTGATCAAGAAGTCTTGATGGGCCTGTGAAAACTTGACCAATGAGATTATTTCCCAAGAAGTACTtacatgaattttattttaactaggATGGAGCTAATTTGGTGAGGTatgtaggggtgtgcaaaacccgcaattcccgccccaccccgccccgcagaggaccgggttttcaggtatttttgcgggttagggtcttaatttaagaaatttatacggggcgggttgcgggttttagccttttaaaaaatgcgggtcCCCGCTCCGCACcgcacaaaggagaaaaaaagaaaaaaagaaaaaatcatgtttcttagaattttatctataATTGATAgggtttttagtttagtttacaagGCTAATTCCATAGAAAATGTTCTTGTATGGAAGTAGGAACGATTGAAAGATATGTGTCAACATGTCGAAGGACTAAATTTAAGgagctttgaaattataatttttttcacagagttgatttcctaaaaatttgattttgcattcataagattatgtgaaaaattaatatgaatttaatttttttattaaaataaccagtattttttcgaatttttattttttacaaaataaaatcaaaattacataaatgccactcaaaatacccgccccgccccgcgcgAACCCGCCCTACACGGTTAGTCTTTATCAAGTGcagtttgcgggttggaaatttccaacccgcaaaggtgcggggcAGGGCCAAAAAAGGCAGAAACCCGCACCGCCCCACCCAATGCACACCCCTAGAGATATgggaaaaacaaatgaaaaaatagtTAACTTAAATtcttcaaaaatatttaaatacgATACAAATATGAGTGATATTCTTTTTCCTAAGCATAAGATGCATTAATTCAAACAAGATAATTACAAATAATCAGGTTCACTAACAAAATTTAGGAGGTCTTGCTGGAGATGACCAAAATCAATTGAGTCACAAGATAATTCTGAGCTATTTACGTTGGCaggacaaaaatattaacaagtaatacaaatataaaaaatactcataaaaaCACGAACTGTTTATCTTTAATAATACAttggaatatattttcaaaataatacaaaaacaccttttaaaataattatcttctttttttttttaaaaaaaaaaaaaagtaagaaaaaaaaaaaaaaaaaaacagtaagaaaaaatatttaagaaaaaatattttgagaaaacttaGCGCCTAATTATAATGTGATGATGATATTctattttcttcatattttgatttttggcTAAAACCCTACCCTCCATGCTCCCATAACAGAGCTCCATCTCTACTCTCCCAGCCCTACGAAAATGTCAGCCTCAAAATTCTTGCACTTCCTCCGTACACCGACGCCTCTCTCCCCGCTTCTCTTTCCCAAACCCTTCTCTCTTAAACCCCTACGGTTCCTCCGCTACAGTTCCTCCTCTGCGGTCGAGAATCTCACCGCCGACGCCACAGAAACCCTGTGCGCCTCCCACCCGTGGCCCGAATGGGTGACCTTCGTCGACCGCTTGAAGACCAAAGGTTACCTTATCGAATCCCCTCCCGAGGCGAACCATGAGGGTGATGCGGAGAGCGTTTACAAGGACATGAACCTCGTCAAGGACGCTTGCTTCAGCTTCGCGCGTGACCGCTACGATATCTTCAGGTACGTCCATTTCCGTTGTTTGCTGTGTTTGTTTCCTGAGGAAAACGGTGCTGCGAAAACTTGAGTCttcgtttctaattttttaaaatgctcgGACTTGGTTGAGCTTTTGTATCTTCTGAATAGCGTATTAGCAAGCACAATCAAGAACCTGTTTTCCTTGATTTTTCTCAGGCTTGTGATTCTTGCTCTGTTTCGTTGTTATGGAAACGtggataaagaaaataaatgtagACTAATAGAATTGGAGGTTTCACTGTATGGACCTGGACAAGCTGAAATTTCTCTTTAATTGTGAGCTAAGTCTATTTTGATTCGTGAAAGTGCATTTTTTTCCCTCAAAGTTTTAAGATAATCTTCTTGTCCCTTAAATTTGAGCTTCGAaaatataattgtatttttttgtacTTTGTTTCATTGTACTCTCAACAATCTTATCTATTTTTGGTGGTAAGACTAGGAAAATAATGCAGCTGATTGTTTGTGGGTTCATTCCATGACGTAAATAAAGGCTACAGGAAGGGTTTGATAAATAtcaacatttaagctttaatttATTGGATATTTTAGAGGATATGTTGTATTTGATATGATGGTGCAGCCTTGTACATCTTTAAAGTTTGACCTTCTATGTCTCATATGGGAAAGCGATATGATTGTTTTAAATGAAATTCGATTGTTTATCAAAAACAAGGGAAAGTGgcataaaataatttctgcCTATGTAAGGGAAGATTGTTAGAattataaactataattttagaTGTTGAACTATGATTTTGAATGGGCCTGATTGTGATTTATTGCGGGGCGTCTAGTAAAATGAGCAAAACGTTTAACAATGGCAGAAAtttagagaaggaaaaaagtaatagtgagagagaaaagaatagaGGAAGAATACGAGAAACTAGTGGCCATGCCAAAATTCTCAAGAGTCAATAGAAATTGAAATTCCATTGGTAAAGAAATATATAGCTTGGCCagaaattgctcccaagagttAAGCTCTTAGTCACATAAAGGCAATTGTAGAATTTGGAGATTTATTGGATAATTCTGCCTACTTCAACTGTAGGTCAGAGACTATATTTATAAGAAGAGAGTTAGTCCTTGGATAGGACTGTACAAATATATTCTGAAACCATAGAGAAGTCCTTTAATAGGACTGTAAAATCTTTAGATAAGAGAcctaaactatataacttatgGTAGTAGAAACATAAGAGAACTATACAACTTGTAGTAGTAGAAACATAATAGAACTACTTATTGTTAGATTTATCTTTATCCGGAGATAAAGATATATCTGGTCTAATAATCCTCAACCCCGACCTCAGCTTGCTCTTTGGTTTCATTACTTGCAACTTCCATGAAGTGCATAGTGTTTTCTCTTTTATACTCTGTGTACTTGGTTGCACTCCTTGTGCTCTTTCAATGAACTACTTATCAAACAAAATTTGATGTTACTTCACTTatcaaaatgaaagaaaaaaattgatgttaCTTCTTTGCTTCTTATGCAGATCATTGTCTACAAAGGATATTCAAATGGTTGTTGAGAGCGGATGTCCTAATCTTTTGCGGAAAGCTGTTAATTCAGGAAAACGGTTGAGAGCCTATGTGCTATTGGATGAAGGCAATGTATGTTATCACTTGATTTATAACATATATTCAtcagaaaaaggaaatgattaTACTGTATTGAAGGGGGCTTATTATTTGTTTCCCCTTTTTGTTATGCTTGAGCGGCCATTTCATTGCTGAAGCATCTGACAGGTTGACTTATGATCAGGTTTGTAGTACTTGCACTCTGCGGGGATCCTGTGATAGAGCTTATGtgattttaaaggaaaatgatgcAGCTGCTCGTACTGTGGATATAGTGCGTATACTGCTGTTTTATGCACTAGATCCACTTGTTATTTCAGGAGGAGAAAAACCTCCTGGTAGAGATATAATTGAATCATCTGCAAGAAAACTGTTTTCTGAGTTGGTTGCACTGAGTGAAACATCCCCAGATCCGGCACTTCCAAAGCCTGCTGTCAAAGGACCCAAGCGAAAGGAAGACTATGTAAAATTTGTGGATGATAAACTGTCTCAAGATGTTGAAATGAAGAGAGGGGATTGGATGTGTCCTAAGTAAGTCGCATTTAAAGTTTCTTAGTTGTGCATGTGTTTGCGGAACCTGTTTAACTTGACTTTCTGCTTTTTGCTTAATCGTTTCATAAGAGGGGGATTCTCTGCAATTGAGGGAGCCAAAGTAATTAAGGCCTAAAGGGAAACCAAAAATCTTAATTGCCTATGACAGTTAAACTCAATAAGAGATAGCAATAATATTTGATTGTTACTCAAAGCAATTGCAAAAAGGGGAGACCATGTGTTCGACCTTTAAGTGGGAGTTGAAAGGATCAAGGGATAGGGGCAGCTATCTCTTAGGTCTTAGGCTGTAAATGAACTGAGCTTGAATATATATTTAGGATCGTTTATTAAACAGGACAAACTTGTATAAACTCAACTTAGCTTGTATAAATTCGTATAATTTTTGAAGACCTCTAGAGAAGGGTGGTGGAACTAAAGTCTTTCTTCTACAATTCTCTTTACTTCTAGACAACTGCTTTAGACTTTCCTAACGTGTTTGATTTTCATgcttttcttgatctttttttcctttctagctaggtgtctCTTTTGTGTACTTTCTGTGTATTGGGGttgcgcctttacgcttttcattgaaattttgattgcttatataaaaaataaaaaaaataaaactcgtataacttcatttttttttaattaattaatttatttttttaagtattggttttagctttgtaataagaacatcGTAAGTATTTAAAAAGATGAAAGGGAATCCTCTTGTTAATGTAAGAGATAT is a window of Alnus glutinosa chromosome 4, dhAlnGlut1.1, whole genome shotgun sequence DNA encoding:
- the LOC133865255 gene encoding zinc finger protein VAR3, chloroplastic — translated: MSASKFLHFLRTPTPLSPLLFPKPFSLKPLRFLRYSSSSAVENLTADATETLCASHPWPEWVTFVDRLKTKGYLIESPPEANHEGDAESVYKDMNLVKDACFSFARDRYDIFRSLSTKDIQMVVESGCPNLLRKAVNSGKRLRAYVLLDEGNVCSTCTLRGSCDRAYVILKENDAAARTVDIVRILLFYALDPLVISGGEKPPGRDIIESSARKLFSELVALSETSPDPALPKPAVKGPKRKEDYVKFVDDKLSQDVEMKRGDWMCPKCNFMNFSRNVQCRKCNEDGPKGVGAGDVEMKKGDWTCPECSFMNFSRNIRCLKCKAEGPKRVSADEAEMKKGDWTCRQCGFMNFASNKKCLRCPEPRPKRELKPGDWECLSCGFHNYSRNMECRKCNGERPKETVASEYKEQLWRRPQ